The Larus michahellis chromosome 2, bLarMic1.1, whole genome shotgun sequence genome window below encodes:
- the CRH gene encoding corticoliberin: MKIPLLVSTGILLVALLPCQECRALSKSPAATHGALHQPDFFQQQQQQQQQQQQTLPVLLRMGEEYFLRLGNLNKRPVGSFSASSSGTSHLHPEAASASNFFRAAVPQLQQLPERSLGSPEEGEAEGEAVEREKRSEEPPISLDLTFHLLREVLEMARAEQLAQQAHSNRKLMEIIGK, encoded by the coding sequence ATGAAGATCCCGCTGCTGGTCTCCACGGGAATCCTGCTGGTcgccctcctgccctgccaggagTGCAGAGCTCTCAGCAAGAGCCCGGCAGCCACCCACGGGGCTCTGCACCAGCCAgatttcttccagcagcagcagcagcagcagcagcagcagcagcaaactctgCCCGTCCTGCTCCGCATGGGAGAAGAGTATTTCCTGCGCCTGGGCAACCTCAACAAGAGACCCGTTGGCTCTTTCTCCGCCTCTTCCAGCGGCACCAGCCACCTACACCCCGAAGCCGCCTCCGCCAGCAACTTTTTCCGGGCGGCGgtgccacagctgcagcagctgcccgAGCGCTCGCTGGGAAGCCCCGAGGAGGGCGAAGCCGAGGGTGAGGCCGTGGAGAGGGAGAAGCGGTCCGAGGAGCCCCCCATTTCTCTGGATCTGACTTTCCACCTCCTGCGAGAAGTCTTGGAGATGGCCCGAGCCGAGCAGTTAGCGCAGCAAGCTCACAGCAACAGGAAACTGATGGAGATAATCGGGAAATGA